One Vespa crabro chromosome 9, iyVesCrab1.2, whole genome shotgun sequence genomic region harbors:
- the LOC124426530 gene encoding phospholipase A1-like — protein sequence MNSKYLILFICFVQVLHYYYADGKSLIPDSISSLVPSNGNMIPDSISSLVPSNGNMIPDSISSLVPSKNKVIPDCFFGVETIEFILFTRKNRDGVVLTFQNLTDDNVFDKSQLSCQVIFLIHGFLSSANNSNYEDMANEMLNKHNVLIISIDWKKGACSNGVSLLQYAGYYKAVENTRAVGQYIANFTKILVEKYKMPISNIRLIGHSLGAQVAGFAGKEVQKMKLGHFPLIVGLDPAGPFFNLNSCSQRICETDAVYVEIIHTSLPLGTERTLGTTDFYVNNGIYQPSCNIVDISCSHTKAVIYFTECIKQECCLIGIPWDDRSQPISTCTKDKCVCIGLNVNNYPARGKFYVPVKSDYPYCNNNGTVL from the exons ATGAATTCAAAATACTTGATATTGTTCATATGTTTTGTGCAAgtgttacattattattacgcgGATG GTAAATCATTGATACCAGATTCAATATCGTCGTTGGTTCCATCAAACGGGAATATGATACCAGATTCAATATCGTCGTTGGTTCCATCAAACGGGAATATGATACCAGATTCAATATCGTCGTTGGTTCCATCAAAAAACAAAGTGATACCAGATTGTTTCTTCGGTGTTGAAacgattgaatttattttattcacacG aaaaaatCGCGATGGCGTTGTTCTTACGTTCCAAAATCTAACGGATGACAATGTATTTGACAAATCTCAGCTATCATGTCAAGTTATATTCCTTATACACGGTTTCCTTTCATCTgcaaataattcaaattacgAGGATATGGCGAatgaaatgttaaataaa cATAATGTACTCATAATCTCAATTGATTGGAAAAAAGGTGCTTGTAGTAATGGAGTTTCACTTCTCCAGTACGCTGGTTATTACAAAGCCGTTGAAAATACACGTGCTGTTGGACAATATATCGCTAA TTTCACCAAGATActtgtagaaaaatataaaatgccaatatcaaatatacgATTGATTGGGCACAGTTTAGGAGCACAAGTTGCAGGTTTTGCGGGGAAAGAAGTTCAAAAGATGAAATTAGGACATTTTCCTTTAATTGTCGGGCTCGATCCTGCTGGGccatttttcaatttgaataGTTGTTCTCAGAGAATTTGTGAGACAGATGCGGTTTATGTAGAAATTATACATACATCGCTTCCATTAGGAACAGAGAGAACCCTTGGTACCACTGATTTTTATGTGAATAATGGAATTTATCAACCCAGTTGCAATATcg TGGATATATCTTGTTCTCATACGAAAGCCGTGATATACTTTACCGAGTGCATAAAACAAGAATGTTGTTTAATTGGAATACCGTGGGATGA tcGTTCGCAGCCTATTTCGACCTGTACAAAGGATAAATGCGTTTGTATTggattaaatgtaaataattatccTGCTAGGGGTAAATTTTATGTACCAGTTAAAAGTGATTATCCCTATTGCAATAACAATGGCACAGtactttaa